A region from the Streptomyces lydicus genome encodes:
- a CDS encoding GNAT family N-acetyltransferase, whose amino-acid sequence MSDIEMRRATETDLPAIVAMLADDPLGAARESPDDLAPYRAAFEALAADPGQHQIVAVRDGRTVGTLQLTVIPGLSRRGATRAIIEGVRVHSDERGSGLGTQLIEWAVAESRTLGCQMVQLTSDATRVDAHRFYERLGFEASHLGFKLQL is encoded by the coding sequence ATGAGCGATATCGAGATGCGCCGCGCGACCGAGACCGACCTGCCCGCCATCGTCGCGATGCTCGCCGACGACCCCTTGGGCGCCGCCCGCGAATCGCCGGACGACTTGGCTCCCTACCGCGCCGCGTTCGAGGCACTGGCCGCCGACCCGGGGCAGCACCAGATCGTCGCGGTCCGCGACGGGCGAACGGTCGGCACGCTTCAGCTCACGGTCATCCCCGGCCTGTCCCGGCGCGGTGCCACCCGCGCGATCATCGAGGGGGTACGGGTCCATAGCGACGAGCGCGGCAGTGGCCTCGGCACCCAGCTCATCGAGTGGGCCGTCGCGGAATCCCGCACGCTCGGCTGTCAGATGGTCCAGCTCACCTCGGATGCCACCCGCGTCGACGCCCACCGTTTCTATGAGCGCCTCGGCTTCGAGGCCTCCCACCTGGGCTTCAAGCTCCAGCTCTGA
- a CDS encoding low molecular weight protein-tyrosine-phosphatase, whose translation MTAPFRICFVCTGNICRSPMAEAVFRARLAEDGLDGLVEVGSAGTGGWHEGEGADPRTDAVLRAGGYEHVHAARQFHTSWFDHLDLVIALDSGHLRALRGLAPTVHDAAKIHLLRSYGPCTAADAVPGPSPGLGNVDDLDVPDPYYGDIAGFEECLEMIEAASDGLLVAVRAALMSRSAAVTTPARGHAPGRPQAQEPRPPQEKESA comes from the coding sequence TTGACCGCCCCCTTCCGCATCTGCTTCGTGTGCACCGGCAACATCTGCCGGTCGCCGATGGCGGAGGCCGTCTTCCGCGCCCGCCTCGCGGAGGACGGCCTCGACGGCCTGGTCGAGGTCGGCAGTGCGGGGACCGGCGGCTGGCACGAGGGCGAGGGAGCCGACCCGCGCACGGACGCCGTGCTGCGCGCGGGCGGCTATGAACACGTCCACGCCGCCCGGCAATTCCACACCTCCTGGTTCGACCACCTCGACCTGGTCATCGCGCTCGACTCCGGCCATCTGCGCGCGCTGCGCGGCCTGGCCCCGACCGTGCACGACGCCGCCAAGATCCACCTGCTGCGCTCGTACGGGCCATGCACAGCGGCGGACGCCGTCCCGGGCCCGTCACCCGGCCTCGGGAACGTCGACGACCTCGACGTACCCGATCCGTATTACGGGGATATCGCCGGTTTCGAGGAGTGCCTGGAAATGATCGAGGCGGCGAGCGACGGCCTGCTGGTGGCGGTACGGGCCGCGCTCATGTCCCGTAGTGCCGCGGTCACCACCCCCGCTCGCGGGCACGCCCCCGGTCGGCCCCAGGCGCAGGAGCCGCGCCCGCCGCAGGAAAAGGAGAGCGCATGA
- a CDS encoding cystathionine gamma-lyase: MTGDGTRAVRAGLPEPEAHEPTLPGPVFAAHYHLPGDAVGPYTYGRDANPTWTRLEQAIGELESPDENTHTVAFASGMAAITAVLFSQLRTGDAVVLPSDGYQLLPAVRTRLESYGIEVRTAPTAHDAQLDALDGARLLWIETPSNPGLDVCDIRRLADEAHRRGALVAVDNTLATPLGQRPLDLGADFSVASGTKALTGHGDVLLGYASTREAALADSVRLWRKTVGAIPGPMESWLAHRSLATLALRVRQQSEGALALAAALADRPEVTGLRHPGLPSDPSHELAARQMRPGRFGSVVSFVLPDKAHAERFLAALTLVDDATSFGGVRSSAERRARWGGDAVPEGFIRFSVGIEEPEDLVADVTRALGAAAQDSRREPKPRNESNGRGRTPDRGTEAA; the protein is encoded by the coding sequence ATGACCGGCGACGGCACCCGCGCCGTACGCGCCGGGCTTCCGGAGCCCGAAGCCCATGAGCCCACCCTCCCGGGGCCGGTGTTCGCGGCGCACTACCACCTCCCCGGCGATGCCGTCGGCCCGTACACCTACGGCCGCGACGCCAACCCGACCTGGACCCGCCTGGAACAGGCCATCGGCGAGCTCGAGTCACCGGACGAAAACACCCATACCGTTGCCTTCGCCTCCGGGATGGCAGCGATCACCGCGGTCCTCTTCTCCCAGCTGCGCACCGGCGACGCCGTGGTGCTCCCCAGTGACGGATACCAGCTGCTGCCGGCCGTCCGCACGCGTCTGGAGAGCTATGGCATCGAGGTCCGTACCGCTCCGACCGCACACGACGCACAACTCGATGCGCTGGACGGCGCCCGGCTGCTGTGGATCGAAACACCCTCCAACCCAGGCCTCGACGTCTGTGACATCCGGCGGCTGGCCGACGAAGCACACCGGCGCGGTGCACTGGTGGCCGTCGACAACACCCTCGCCACCCCGCTCGGCCAGCGGCCGCTCGACCTCGGCGCGGACTTCTCGGTCGCCAGCGGCACCAAGGCGCTGACCGGCCACGGCGACGTCCTGCTGGGGTACGCCAGCACCCGCGAGGCCGCATTGGCCGATTCCGTACGACTGTGGCGCAAGACGGTGGGTGCGATCCCGGGCCCGATGGAGAGCTGGCTCGCGCATCGCTCACTGGCCACCCTCGCGCTGCGCGTCCGCCAGCAGTCGGAGGGCGCCCTGGCACTGGCCGCGGCGCTGGCCGACCGCCCCGAGGTCACCGGCCTGCGGCACCCGGGCCTCCCGTCCGATCCGTCCCACGAGCTCGCCGCCCGGCAGATGCGCCCGGGCCGCTTCGGCTCCGTGGTGTCCTTCGTCCTGCCCGACAAAGCCCACGCAGAGCGGTTCCTGGCCGCGCTGACCCTGGTGGACGATGCGACGAGTTTTGGAGGCGTACGGTCCAGTGCCGAGCGGCGTGCCCGCTGGGGCGGCGATGCGGTACCGGAGGGCTTTATCCGTTTCTCGGTCGGCATCGAGGAGCCGGAGGATCTGGTCGCGGACGTCACCCGGGCGCTGGGCGCGGCCGCACAGGACAGCCGGAGGGAGCCGAAGCCGCGGAACGAGTCGAACGGACGGGGCCGCACCCCAGACCGAGGAACGGAAGCGGCATGA
- a CDS encoding globin domain-containing protein produces the protein MDAPTTTSADSGSSGGSSGDWGWFTPPAKKSSGEQQERQNSQDRQQNQDAPAEPGDRSEHPDHGDRRHHHEWNERDERIDREQIPSRPVNPIRPVGTAAARDREAEPSQAPPPRHDADRPSAPAGYPEQPFPAGYPEQPFAAAYPEQSTAASGTTTAPGATTTPGTTASDNTVPAPAPPRHEAEPAWRGEPPMDRQPVREHESARGREPEPVHETARATGAPAGDAPTGSVPVAAPAAQNQAPAAPPAFTPPTRPAAPAPAPSLGALQASASSATPASPDALLIRRTMAEIEPVADKVTSYFYALLFVQYPDLRALFPASMDTQRDRLFKALLTAAQHVDDAEVLTAYLANLGRGHRKYGTQPDHYPAVGECLLNALARYATSSWGPETQAAWVRAYTAISQIMIDAAAENEAVAPAWWQAEVVSHELRTPDIAVVLVRPDQPYPFLAGQYASVETPWWPRVWRHYSFASAPRSDGLLCFHVKAVPAGWVSNAMVHRARPGDVIRLGAPGGSMTVDHSKRSGLLCVGGGTGIAPIKALVEDVAEHGVRRPVEVFYGARSDHDLYDLDTMLQLEQTHPWLSVRPVVASGPAARGGTSRERGQLPDAVRQYGPFREYDAYLSGPPGLIRSGVDALVGVGIPTERIRHDSVEELVPAGD, from the coding sequence ATGGACGCTCCGACCACCACGTCGGCCGATAGTGGCTCTTCCGGCGGGAGCAGTGGCGATTGGGGTTGGTTCACTCCACCGGCGAAGAAGTCCTCCGGAGAACAGCAGGAACGGCAAAACAGCCAGGACCGGCAGCAGAACCAGGACGCCCCGGCAGAGCCGGGCGACCGGAGTGAACACCCCGACCACGGCGACCGCAGACACCACCATGAGTGGAACGAGAGAGATGAACGGATCGACCGCGAACAGATACCCAGCCGCCCGGTCAATCCGATCCGGCCAGTAGGCACTGCCGCCGCGCGCGACCGAGAGGCGGAGCCGTCACAGGCACCTCCGCCGCGACATGATGCGGATCGGCCGTCCGCGCCAGCGGGCTATCCCGAGCAGCCTTTCCCGGCCGGCTACCCCGAGCAGCCCTTCGCGGCCGCCTACCCCGAGCAGTCCACCGCAGCCTCGGGGACCACCACGGCTCCAGGGGCCACCACAACCCCCGGGACCACAGCCTCAGACAACACCGTGCCGGCCCCCGCCCCGCCACGCCACGAGGCCGAGCCCGCCTGGCGTGGTGAGCCGCCCATGGACCGCCAGCCGGTCCGGGAGCACGAATCCGCCCGGGGCCGGGAACCCGAGCCCGTACACGAAACGGCGCGCGCCACGGGAGCGCCCGCGGGAGACGCCCCCACCGGTAGCGTGCCGGTCGCGGCACCGGCCGCCCAGAACCAGGCCCCCGCCGCTCCCCCTGCCTTCACTCCCCCGACGCGACCGGCGGCCCCTGCCCCGGCGCCCTCTCTCGGCGCCCTGCAGGCCTCGGCCTCGTCCGCCACGCCCGCCTCCCCCGACGCGCTGCTCATCCGTCGCACCATGGCGGAAATCGAGCCCGTGGCCGACAAGGTCACCTCGTACTTCTACGCGCTGCTCTTCGTCCAGTACCCCGATCTGCGGGCGCTGTTCCCCGCGTCGATGGACACCCAGCGCGACCGGCTCTTCAAGGCGCTGCTCACCGCCGCCCAGCATGTCGACGATGCCGAGGTGCTCACCGCCTACCTTGCGAACCTCGGGCGCGGTCACCGCAAGTACGGCACCCAGCCCGACCACTACCCGGCCGTCGGCGAATGCCTGCTCAACGCGCTCGCACGCTATGCGACGTCCAGTTGGGGACCCGAGACCCAGGCCGCGTGGGTACGGGCCTACACGGCGATCTCGCAGATCATGATCGATGCGGCGGCCGAGAACGAGGCCGTGGCGCCCGCCTGGTGGCAGGCCGAGGTCGTCTCGCACGAGCTGCGGACGCCCGATATCGCGGTGGTACTGGTCCGTCCGGACCAGCCCTACCCGTTCCTCGCCGGGCAGTACGCGAGCGTGGAAACCCCCTGGTGGCCACGGGTCTGGCGGCACTACTCCTTCGCTTCCGCACCGCGCTCCGACGGCCTGCTCTGCTTCCACGTCAAGGCGGTCCCGGCCGGTTGGGTCTCCAACGCCATGGTCCACCGCGCCCGCCCCGGCGATGTCATCCGGCTCGGTGCTCCCGGCGGCTCGATGACCGTCGACCACAGCAAGCGCAGCGGTCTGCTGTGCGTCGGCGGCGGCACCGGCATCGCCCCCATCAAGGCGCTGGTCGAGGACGTCGCGGAACACGGTGTCCGGCGCCCCGTCGAGGTCTTCTACGGCGCCCGCAGTGACCACGACCTCTACGACCTCGACACCATGCTGCAGTTGGAGCAGACCCATCCGTGGCTCTCCGTGCGCCCGGTCGTCGCCAGCGGACCGGCGGCCCGCGGCGGAACGAGCCGCGAGCGGGGGCAATTGCCCGATGCGGTCCGGCAATACGGTCCTTTCCGGGAATATGACGCCTATCTTTCCGGGCCGCCAGGGTTGATTCGCAGCGGTGTGGACGCTTTGGTGGGGGTCGGCATCCCGACCGAGCGCATACGGCACGACTCCGTGGAAGAGCTGGTCCCGGCGGGAGATTGA
- a CDS encoding MFS transporter, with amino-acid sequence MPLALLALAIGAFGIGTTEFAVMGLLPDMAAGFGVSIPIAGYATTVYALGVVIGAPLMTAVGTRFTRKQMLMLLMGLFIVGNLLTATAPDFGIMLAGRIVAAFTHGAFFGIGALVAADLVAPERRATAISLMFSGLTIANVVGVPAGTMLSQQSDWRTTFYAITALGVLGLLGIAKLVPAQRAKAASPLGSELAVFRNPQVGLAMLMTILGFGGVFAAVTYLASMMTEVTGFAPSSVIWLTAVFGLGMVGGNLVSGRFTDRAMMPMLFVSMTGLALSLAAFTVTAHHKTAAIVTIALIGIFGFATVPPLQKRVMDQAASAPTLASAGNIAAFNFGNALAAWLGGIVISAGLGYTAPNWVGALMTVAALGVAIFATALERRQTGRSRVVAGGGADATADEPVAAAHG; translated from the coding sequence ATGCCTCTCGCACTCCTGGCTCTCGCCATCGGTGCCTTTGGGATCGGAACGACCGAGTTCGCGGTCATGGGCCTGCTGCCCGACATGGCGGCAGGTTTTGGTGTCTCCATCCCCATCGCCGGATACGCGACCACGGTCTACGCCCTCGGCGTGGTCATCGGTGCCCCCCTGATGACCGCCGTCGGCACGCGTTTCACCCGCAAGCAGATGCTGATGCTGCTGATGGGCCTGTTCATCGTGGGCAACCTGCTCACAGCCACCGCACCCGACTTCGGGATCATGCTCGCCGGGCGGATCGTGGCCGCGTTCACGCACGGAGCGTTCTTCGGCATCGGCGCGCTCGTCGCCGCCGACCTCGTCGCGCCCGAGAGGCGCGCCACCGCCATATCGCTGATGTTCAGCGGCCTGACCATCGCCAACGTCGTGGGCGTACCGGCCGGCACCATGCTCAGCCAGCAGTCCGACTGGCGCACCACCTTCTACGCCATCACCGCGCTCGGTGTGCTCGGCCTGCTGGGCATCGCCAAGCTGGTCCCGGCGCAGCGGGCGAAGGCGGCCTCTCCGCTGGGCAGCGAACTCGCGGTGTTCCGCAACCCGCAGGTCGGCCTCGCGATGCTGATGACGATCCTGGGCTTCGGCGGTGTCTTCGCGGCCGTCACCTACCTCGCCTCGATGATGACCGAGGTCACCGGCTTCGCACCGTCCTCCGTGATCTGGCTGACCGCCGTGTTCGGCCTCGGCATGGTCGGCGGGAACCTGGTCTCCGGTCGCTTCACCGACCGCGCCATGATGCCGATGCTGTTCGTGTCGATGACCGGTCTGGCACTGTCGCTGGCCGCGTTCACTGTCACCGCGCACCACAAGACCGCCGCCATCGTCACCATCGCGCTGATCGGCATCTTCGGCTTCGCCACCGTTCCGCCGCTGCAGAAGCGGGTGATGGACCAGGCTGCCTCGGCACCCACCCTCGCCTCGGCCGGCAATATCGCGGCCTTCAACTTCGGCAACGCGCTGGCCGCCTGGCTCGGCGGGATCGTGATCTCGGCCGGCCTCGGCTACACCGCGCCCAACTGGGTCGGTGCGCTGATGACCGTCGCGGCGCTGGGGGTGGCGATATTCGCCACAGCGCTGGAGCGACGTCAGACAGGCCGCAGCCGCGTGGTGGCCGGCGGCGGAGCCGACGCGACCGCCGACGAGCCCGTAGCGGCGGCGCACGGCTGA
- a CDS encoding NUDIX domain-containing protein — protein sequence MNVRPVVKRTARAILLDGADLVLIKRTKPGRAPYWITPGGGVEPEDATVIDALHRELDEELGAKIKDVVPVFVDTVEHFSDGGVDGVKVQHFFVCRLDSMDVSRRHGPEIEEPCGEYEIVRVPFTRVGIASVEVVPLSLRHYLDGNIEGVRAMHAPDLG from the coding sequence ATGAACGTACGGCCAGTCGTCAAACGCACCGCCCGCGCGATTCTGCTCGACGGCGCGGACCTGGTTCTGATCAAGCGCACCAAGCCGGGCCGGGCCCCGTACTGGATCACTCCGGGCGGTGGCGTGGAGCCCGAGGACGCCACCGTCATCGACGCCCTCCACCGTGAACTGGACGAAGAGCTGGGCGCGAAGATCAAGGACGTGGTGCCGGTCTTCGTCGACACCGTCGAGCACTTCAGCGACGGTGGGGTGGACGGCGTGAAGGTCCAGCACTTCTTCGTCTGCCGGCTCGATTCAATGGACGTCTCTCGCCGGCACGGTCCCGAGATCGAGGAGCCCTGCGGGGAGTACGAGATCGTGCGGGTGCCCTTCACCCGTGTCGGCATCGCCTCCGTCGAGGTCGTGCCACTGTCGCTGCGGCACTACCTCGACGGCAACATCGAGGGTGTGCGGGCGATGCACGCCCCGGACCTGGGCTGA
- a CDS encoding pyridoxamine 5'-phosphate oxidase family protein, whose translation MPRQERPGSDGEHLVQQRLGTTERADRFYGEQVLDHLNVRMQEFVARQEMFFLSTADRHGECDATFRAGPPGFVQVLDARTLAYPEYRGNGVMASIGNISENPRLGILMVDFTRDRIGLHVNGRARVVMDEEMRLQHPGLPVDPVPGRRAQLWVTVEVEEAYIHCAKHIPHLQKGPAQQRGARAWGTDDAKRKGGDFFGAAAEADQRPPFRRAERRNEHLRGGLHEDTDGAVYQSAAPAYGSGPAYGSEPVPGGGTHAASRVGPAYPAAHRDPGRDDFVEELNAEFLDRVERVLARAQPRRPAEDDPEFRGWFDRRDG comes from the coding sequence ATGCCACGGCAAGAGCGCCCCGGGAGTGACGGCGAGCACCTGGTCCAGCAGCGGCTCGGCACCACCGAGCGGGCCGACCGCTTCTATGGTGAACAGGTCCTGGACCATCTCAATGTCCGTATGCAGGAGTTCGTGGCCCGACAGGAGATGTTCTTCCTGTCCACGGCCGACCGGCACGGCGAATGCGATGCCACGTTCCGGGCCGGGCCGCCGGGGTTCGTCCAGGTGCTCGATGCCCGGACGCTGGCATACCCGGAATACCGTGGCAACGGTGTCATGGCGTCCATCGGCAACATCTCGGAGAACCCGCGCCTGGGCATCTTGATGGTCGACTTCACCCGTGACCGCATCGGACTGCACGTCAACGGCCGGGCACGCGTCGTCATGGACGAGGAGATGCGGCTGCAGCACCCCGGTCTGCCGGTCGACCCGGTCCCCGGCCGGCGTGCCCAACTGTGGGTCACCGTCGAGGTCGAAGAGGCGTACATCCACTGCGCCAAGCACATTCCGCATCTGCAGAAGGGCCCGGCGCAGCAGCGCGGAGCGCGAGCCTGGGGCACCGACGACGCCAAACGCAAGGGCGGTGACTTCTTCGGCGCGGCGGCGGAGGCAGATCAGCGGCCGCCCTTCCGGCGCGCCGAGCGCAGGAACGAGCACCTTCGGGGCGGCCTGCACGAGGACACCGACGGCGCGGTGTACCAGAGCGCCGCCCCGGCGTACGGAAGTGGTCCGGCATACGGAAGCGAGCCGGTACCCGGGGGCGGCACGCACGCGGCTTCACGGGTCGGTCCGGCGTACCCGGCCGCGCACCGTGACCCGGGCCGGGACGACTTCGTGGAGGAGCTGAACGCGGAGTTCCTCGACCGGGTCGAGCGGGTGCTCGCCCGTGCCCAGCCCCGTCGGCCCGCGGAGGACGATCCGGAGTTCCGCGGATGGTTCGACCGGCGCGACGGCTGA
- a CDS encoding GlcG/HbpS family heme-binding protein, translating into MSTTTSVTPTSTVRPLTTRDAERLIDAAVRAAEGTGVRGSVSVLDAGGHLLGFRRDDAAVLISGETSTRKAYTALQLDAPTADLVELVRPDGLFHTLPTALDRPLLFLAGGVPLHRDGRLIGALGFGGGAPEQDHRIVTEAIAEADLA; encoded by the coding sequence GTGAGCACCACCACTTCTGTTACGCCCACCTCTACCGTCCGTCCGCTCACCACCCGCGATGCCGAGCGCCTCATCGACGCCGCCGTTCGTGCCGCCGAAGGCACCGGGGTGCGGGGCAGCGTCAGCGTTCTGGATGCAGGCGGGCATCTGCTCGGTTTCCGGCGGGACGACGCAGCCGTGCTGATCTCGGGGGAGACCAGCACCCGCAAGGCGTACACAGCGCTCCAGTTGGACGCTCCGACAGCTGACCTGGTCGAGCTCGTACGGCCCGACGGGCTATTTCACACCTTGCCCACGGCGTTGGACCGGCCGCTGCTCTTCCTCGCGGGCGGTGTGCCGCTCCACCGGGACGGCCGGCTGATCGGCGCGCTCGGCTTCGGCGGCGGTGCCCCCGAGCAGGACCACCGGATCGTCACCGAGGCGATAGCGGAGGCCGACCTCGCCTGA
- a CDS encoding TetR/AcrR family transcriptional regulator produces the protein MIQSGVTRPRADARRNRAVVLQAARFAFEEQGLGVPLGEIARRAGVGAGTVYRHFPSKEALFKATIVERIELFTDTARDLAETPDPGAVFFRFLSSVVRLASRNKALCDALEAAGAGRFEPSPGVGQDFDDALEVLLGRAQEAGAVRRDVGIADLRALLVGCLSMERARVATGAESGEQGRMTALMCDALRPPHAVTKLPVEPMKRNEPRCGTCGAAIAAARTGRPPRYCGGACRQKAHRTRGRTPQT, from the coding sequence GTGATCCAGAGTGGTGTCACACGCCCCCGTGCGGATGCGCGGCGCAACAGGGCAGTGGTGCTCCAGGCGGCTCGATTCGCTTTCGAGGAACAGGGATTGGGGGTACCGCTCGGGGAGATCGCGCGCCGTGCGGGCGTCGGCGCGGGAACCGTCTACCGCCATTTCCCTTCGAAGGAAGCCCTGTTCAAGGCGACGATCGTGGAGCGGATCGAGCTTTTCACCGACACCGCAAGGGACTTGGCCGAGACGCCGGACCCTGGTGCGGTGTTCTTCCGCTTCCTTTCCTCCGTGGTGCGGCTCGCCTCACGGAACAAGGCGTTGTGTGACGCACTGGAAGCCGCCGGTGCGGGCCGTTTCGAACCGTCGCCGGGGGTTGGCCAGGACTTCGACGATGCGCTGGAGGTCCTGCTCGGGAGGGCCCAAGAGGCGGGCGCCGTACGGCGGGACGTCGGCATAGCGGATCTCAGGGCCCTGCTGGTGGGCTGTCTTTCCATGGAGCGGGCCCGGGTGGCAACCGGTGCGGAGTCGGGGGAGCAGGGCCGGATGACGGCGCTGATGTGCGATGCGCTGCGCCCGCCGCACGCAGTGACGAAACTCCCCGTGGAGCCCATGAAACGTAACGAACCACGATGTGGGACGTGCGGTGCGGCGATCGCGGCGGCGCGCACGGGCCGGCCCCCGCGCTACTGCGGTGGTGCCTGCCGGCAGAAGGCACACCGGACGCGGGGACGCACACCGCAGACGTGA
- a CDS encoding HAD family hydrolase: protein MSKLHLFDMDGTLLHGSAAAVEISRQLGLDREIADLERGFAAGELTPLQFAQRACDLWAAELTELTVAAAFDGSPWLTGIREVWADIRTRGERCAVISLSPGFFVERLLAWGADAAHGSRWPALPIREAVEPAGILSSAAKVRIADELCVQYGLTRADCVAYGDSMSDTELFAAVPQSVAVNADHHVSGLASYAYAGGDLREAYELVRTGR from the coding sequence ATGAGCAAGCTGCATCTGTTCGACATGGACGGGACTCTGCTCCATGGGTCCGCGGCCGCCGTTGAGATTTCCCGGCAGCTCGGGCTGGACCGGGAGATCGCTGATCTGGAACGCGGATTTGCCGCGGGTGAACTGACTCCCCTGCAGTTCGCACAGCGGGCATGTGACCTCTGGGCCGCCGAGTTGACCGAACTCACGGTGGCTGCGGCTTTTGACGGCTCACCCTGGCTGACCGGAATCCGGGAAGTCTGGGCTGATATCCGGACGCGCGGCGAACGGTGCGCAGTGATTTCTCTCTCGCCGGGCTTCTTCGTCGAACGGCTGCTGGCCTGGGGCGCCGATGCGGCACACGGTTCCCGCTGGCCCGCGTTGCCGATCCGCGAGGCGGTGGAGCCGGCCGGCATCCTCTCGTCGGCGGCGAAGGTACGGATTGCCGATGAACTCTGCGTGCAGTACGGGCTGACCCGAGCCGACTGCGTGGCATACGGCGACTCCATGTCGGACACCGAACTGTTCGCCGCAGTTCCGCAGTCCGTGGCCGTGAATGCGGATCACCATGTCAGTGGACTGGCCTCATATGCGTACGCGGGCGGTGATCTGCGGGAGGCTTACGAACTGGTCCGTACTGGCCGGTAA
- a CDS encoding cupin domain-containing protein: MKAFRLDELEAERAANDGAYLQFLRERNMSVGLYALDAGSVDPQQPHAQDEVYLVVSGRAAITVGTQTQSVARGSVVYVPAGVPHKFHHISEDLRVMVIFSPPES, from the coding sequence ATGAAGGCTTTCAGACTGGATGAGCTGGAAGCGGAACGGGCTGCGAACGACGGCGCGTATCTGCAGTTCCTCCGGGAACGCAATATGTCGGTCGGGCTGTACGCACTGGACGCCGGCAGCGTCGATCCGCAGCAGCCGCACGCCCAGGACGAGGTGTATCTCGTGGTCAGCGGCCGGGCGGCGATCACCGTCGGGACACAGACCCAGTCGGTGGCCCGGGGCAGCGTGGTCTATGTACCTGCCGGGGTGCCCCACAAGTTCCATCACATCAGCGAGGATCTCCGGGTGATGGTGATCTTCTCTCCTCCTGAGAGCTAG
- a CDS encoding phage holin family protein, whose amino-acid sequence MKHFLVKTIANAAALAVAIWLLKDITLTGENTGRKILTLILVALIFGLVNFLVKPVVKLLSFPLFILTLGLITLVVNALMLLLTSWLAGKADLAFHVDGFWTALLGGVIISIVAWAMHVILPDED is encoded by the coding sequence ATGAAGCATTTTCTGGTCAAGACGATCGCCAATGCTGCGGCGCTTGCCGTGGCCATCTGGCTGCTCAAGGACATCACGCTCACCGGTGAGAACACCGGCCGCAAGATACTCACTCTGATCCTGGTCGCGCTGATCTTCGGACTGGTCAATTTCCTGGTCAAGCCTGTGGTGAAGCTGCTGTCCTTCCCTCTGTTCATCCTCACACTCGGCCTGATCACGCTGGTCGTGAATGCGCTGATGCTGCTGCTGACCTCCTGGCTCGCCGGCAAGGCCGACCTCGCCTTCCATGTGGACGGCTTCTGGACGGCCCTGCTCGGGGGCGTGATCATCTCCATCGTCGCCTGGGCAATGCACGTGATCCTTCCCGACGAGGACTGA
- a CDS encoding MarR family winged helix-turn-helix transcriptional regulator, producing the protein MTQRTRETQEQRETVEAPQSAAPADPGCPPAPAPGLAQGWCALSALHSRIESHIERALQTHGLSVREFSVLNVLSEQHDGPGGHLRMHQVADSVVLSQSATTRLVTRLEERGLLSRYLCPDDRRGIYTNVTPDGLALLVEARPTHDGALREALQDAAQRPELAPLVTAVETLAPPE; encoded by the coding sequence ATGACGCAGCGGACGCGGGAGACACAGGAGCAGCGGGAGACGGTGGAGGCACCGCAGTCGGCAGCACCGGCCGATCCCGGCTGCCCGCCTGCGCCGGCCCCTGGACTGGCGCAGGGCTGGTGCGCGCTCTCCGCACTGCACAGCCGCATCGAGTCCCACATCGAACGCGCCCTGCAGACGCACGGCCTCAGCGTCCGCGAGTTCTCGGTCCTCAATGTGCTCAGCGAGCAGCACGACGGTCCCGGCGGCCATCTGCGGATGCACCAGGTCGCGGACTCCGTCGTCCTCAGCCAGAGCGCCACGACCCGCCTGGTCACGCGGCTCGAGGAGCGGGGACTGCTCTCGCGCTACCTGTGCCCCGACGACCGGCGCGGCATCTACACCAATGTGACGCCCGACGGCCTCGCGCTCCTGGTGGAAGCCCGGCCCACCCACGACGGCGCACTGCGTGAAGCCCTCCAGGACGCCGCACAGCGCCCCGAGTTGGCGCCGCTGGTCACCGCCGTCGAAACGCTCGCACCGCCGGAGTGA